A genomic region of Microbacterium schleiferi contains the following coding sequences:
- the fgd gene encoding glucose-6-phosphate dehydrogenase (coenzyme-F420): MTIPIRLGYKASAEQFGPNELADFAVDAEDAGFDSVFVSDHLQPWMHEGGHAPAAIPWLGAVGARTSRILLGTSVLTPTFRYHPGVVAQAFATLGVMYPGRVILGVGTGESLNEVTLGIPWPEPPERFRRLKEALTLLDKLWTGERVTYEGEFWQVRDATIYDRPETPVPVYIGAAGPAATRLAGRIADGFITTSGKDPALYTETLLPALDEGLEKAGRTRDDIDTLIEVKVSYDPDPDEALERTRFWAPLALSPDEKVGIHDPIEMQRRAAELPIERVAKRFIVSSDPDEHVDRIVEVAQRGFRHLVFHDPGHDQAAFIERYSRDILPRLRERLDP; this comes from the coding sequence ATGACGATCCCCATCCGCCTGGGATACAAGGCATCCGCCGAACAGTTCGGACCGAACGAGCTCGCTGACTTCGCCGTGGATGCCGAGGACGCGGGCTTCGACTCGGTCTTCGTCTCCGACCACCTGCAGCCGTGGATGCACGAGGGCGGGCATGCCCCGGCGGCGATCCCGTGGCTCGGCGCCGTGGGTGCCCGCACGTCCCGGATCCTTCTCGGAACCTCGGTTCTGACACCCACCTTCCGCTACCACCCCGGTGTGGTCGCCCAGGCGTTCGCGACGCTCGGCGTGATGTACCCGGGACGGGTCATCCTGGGGGTGGGAACAGGCGAATCCCTCAACGAGGTGACCCTCGGTATCCCCTGGCCGGAGCCGCCCGAGCGCTTCCGGCGCCTCAAGGAGGCGTTGACGCTCCTCGACAAGCTGTGGACCGGCGAACGCGTCACCTATGAGGGCGAGTTCTGGCAGGTGCGCGATGCCACGATCTACGACCGCCCGGAAACCCCCGTGCCCGTGTACATCGGCGCGGCAGGACCGGCGGCGACGCGTCTCGCCGGCCGCATCGCCGATGGATTCATCACGACCAGCGGCAAGGATCCCGCCCTCTACACCGAAACGCTGCTCCCCGCGCTCGATGAAGGCCTCGAGAAGGCGGGCCGCACGCGCGACGACATCGACACGCTCATCGAGGTGAAGGTCTCCTACGACCCCGATCCCGATGAGGCACTCGAACGCACCCGGTTCTGGGCACCCCTCGCGCTCAGCCCCGACGAAAAGGTCGGCATCCATGACCCCATCGAGATGCAGCGACGCGCGGCGGAGTTGCCGATCGAGCGGGTAGCCAAGCGGTTCATCGTCTCGTCCGACCCCGACGAACACGTCGATCGCATCGTTGAGGTCGCCCAGCGCGGCTTCCGACACCTCGTGTTCCACGACCCCGGGCACGACCAGGCGGCGTTCATCGAGCGCTACAGCCGCGACATCCTGCCCCGGCTTCGCGAACGTCTGGACCCGTGA
- the cofC gene encoding 2-phospho-L-lactate guanylyltransferase, which yields MTGWSIVIPVRGGGGKSRLAVPGVDRESLARAIGLDTIAATHACRAVSQVIVVTADAEIADAVAHDCLVVADPGSGLNDAVRAGLAVTDAVAPRAAMLGDLPALRAADLDAVLDAASRHQAAAVPDAEGTGTTLIARTTAGEIYPLFGDGSFARHRAAGFVDLTPDLGTTSAGPAVWSVRRDVDTLDQLHQAAQLGLGIRTAALVASSSGQGAASSVA from the coding sequence GTGACCGGCTGGAGCATCGTCATCCCGGTGCGCGGGGGCGGGGGCAAGAGCCGCCTCGCGGTGCCGGGGGTCGACCGCGAGTCGCTTGCCCGCGCCATCGGACTGGACACAATCGCCGCAACCCACGCGTGCCGTGCCGTATCTCAGGTCATCGTCGTGACCGCGGACGCCGAGATCGCTGACGCGGTCGCGCACGACTGCCTCGTCGTCGCCGACCCTGGCAGCGGTCTCAACGACGCCGTGCGGGCGGGGCTCGCTGTCACGGATGCTGTAGCCCCGCGCGCAGCGATGCTCGGCGACCTTCCCGCGCTTCGCGCCGCGGATCTCGACGCCGTCCTCGACGCCGCATCACGGCACCAGGCTGCGGCTGTACCGGATGCGGAGGGGACTGGCACGACCCTCATCGCCCGGACAACGGCCGGTGAGATCTACCCCCTGTTCGGGGACGGTTCTTTCGCCCGGCACCGCGCGGCAGGGTTCGTCGATCTCACACCCGATCTCGGCACCACGTCAGCGGGGCCCGCCGTCTGGAGCGTGCGCCGCGACGTCGACACTCTCGACCAGCTTCACCAAGCCGCACAACTGGGCCTCGGCATCCGGACCGCTGCGCTTGTGGCGTCGAGCTCCGGTCAGGGTGCCGCTTCGTCTGTCGCGTAA
- a CDS encoding phage holin family protein, with protein MAAPREFRDRANDSLLTLLGEVPELIRNLIVAEVEAAKAWVRQAGKDAGIGVVLFLVALFVLFWSLPVFGTFVIAGLSSWWPVWLSALVVFAALLVVTMLFALLGVLRFRKLTRRRNPASAVAQDIKEIRDEL; from the coding sequence ATGGCCGCCCCTCGAGAATTCCGCGATCGGGCCAATGACTCCCTCCTGACGCTGCTCGGCGAAGTTCCTGAACTCATCCGGAACCTCATCGTTGCCGAAGTCGAGGCTGCCAAGGCCTGGGTGCGGCAGGCGGGCAAGGACGCCGGGATCGGCGTCGTGCTGTTCCTCGTCGCACTGTTCGTGCTGTTCTGGTCTCTTCCGGTGTTCGGCACGTTCGTCATCGCCGGGCTCTCGTCCTGGTGGCCGGTGTGGCTGTCAGCACTCGTGGTGTTCGCTGCCCTGCTCGTCGTGACGATGCTTTTCGCGCTGCTCGGCGTGCTCAGGTTCCGCAAACTCACCCGTAGGCGCAACCCCGCCAGCGCCGTCGCCCAAGACATCAAGGAGATCCGCGATGAGCTCTGA
- a CDS encoding protoporphyrinogen/coproporphyrinogen oxidase, which yields MAESAFEKLVAHARSEHVVVVGGGISGLVAALDCAKIGMRVTVLEASDRLGGAVAAAEVAGCEVALGATGWSTRGGAVDELVDELGLAGEVVEPVTTDVWVSTPTGVLPFPPETVAGIPANPWDPTVRRIIGWGGTWRAYLDRLRPPLTIGQEHDFGALVRRRMGTAVHQRLVAPLTRGRYGLDPSAVDVSAIAPGLSSALTRTGSLAGAAGELSAAAAESDEPPIRGLAGGMTRLVDTLAARLRDYDVTVRTAARVSGLAAAGDTWTVTVDADEDAGELSADAVILATGAAEAARLAPLSVPEMLTRELVQDVVTLVASAPPAEEPRTTVFAVDSDTAPVVASDETARWGAAGSGVRIARVTYGDGDTAGPLAALSDDVACERAARDAEAMLGFPASEIVGARRDRWVQPPSAVLRGRDEAVETVRRRVERIRGLGLVGAWVAGPGLARVIARAREEAERLRVNLLWGVHADGVTLEPDHPLDKREETP from the coding sequence ATGGCCGAATCCGCGTTCGAGAAGCTCGTCGCCCACGCGCGGTCGGAACACGTCGTCGTCGTCGGCGGCGGTATCTCGGGCCTGGTTGCTGCGCTCGACTGCGCGAAGATCGGAATGCGGGTGACCGTGCTCGAGGCATCCGACCGTCTCGGGGGCGCCGTGGCGGCCGCCGAGGTCGCGGGCTGTGAGGTTGCACTGGGCGCTACCGGGTGGTCGACGCGCGGCGGCGCCGTGGACGAGCTCGTCGACGAGCTCGGACTAGCGGGCGAGGTCGTCGAGCCGGTCACTACGGATGTCTGGGTGTCGACGCCGACGGGGGTGCTGCCCTTTCCCCCCGAGACCGTTGCGGGAATTCCCGCCAACCCGTGGGACCCGACGGTGCGCCGCATCATCGGCTGGGGAGGGACGTGGCGTGCGTATCTCGACCGGCTGCGGCCTCCGCTCACGATCGGGCAGGAGCATGACTTCGGAGCGCTCGTGCGTCGCCGGATGGGAACGGCTGTTCACCAACGACTCGTCGCCCCGCTCACTCGCGGACGCTACGGTCTCGATCCGAGCGCTGTCGATGTCAGCGCGATCGCCCCGGGTCTGAGTTCGGCCCTGACGCGCACGGGCTCGCTTGCCGGCGCAGCCGGAGAGCTCAGTGCTGCGGCCGCTGAGAGCGATGAGCCACCGATCCGCGGGTTGGCCGGCGGTATGACGCGCCTCGTGGACACTCTCGCGGCTCGACTGCGCGACTACGACGTCACCGTCAGGACCGCGGCTCGGGTATCCGGGCTTGCTGCCGCGGGCGACACCTGGACGGTGACCGTCGACGCGGATGAGGATGCCGGTGAGCTGTCAGCGGATGCCGTGATCCTTGCCACGGGAGCCGCAGAGGCCGCTCGCCTCGCGCCGCTGAGCGTCCCGGAGATGCTCACGCGTGAGCTTGTTCAGGACGTCGTCACCCTTGTGGCCTCGGCGCCGCCAGCCGAAGAGCCCCGCACCACCGTGTTCGCCGTTGACTCCGACACGGCACCGGTCGTCGCCTCTGACGAAACTGCCCGGTGGGGTGCGGCAGGCTCGGGTGTGCGGATCGCTCGCGTCACGTACGGCGACGGTGACACCGCAGGCCCGCTCGCGGCGCTTTCTGACGATGTCGCGTGCGAGCGAGCTGCGCGTGACGCCGAGGCGATGCTCGGGTTCCCGGCCAGTGAGATCGTCGGCGCCCGGCGAGACCGCTGGGTGCAGCCGCCCAGCGCTGTCCTGCGCGGGCGCGACGAGGCAGTGGAAACAGTGCGGAGGCGGGTGGAGCGGATCCGCGGTCTCGGCCTGGTGGGGGCGTGGGTCGCCGGTCCGGGTCTCGCGCGCGTCATCGCGCGCGCACGCGAGGAGGCTGAGCGGCTCCGTGTCAACCTCCTGTGGGGTGTTCATGCCGATGGCGTTACGCTGGAACCAGACCACCCGCTCGACAAGCGTGAGGAGACCCCATGA
- a CDS encoding HhH-GPD-type base excision DNA repair protein, whose amino-acid sequence MELHITGDDAADRLLSDDPLALLIGMLLDQQIAMETAFTGPKKIQERTGELSASTLATYDPEKLVEVFRESPAVHRFPGSMAGRVQSLCDAVATEWDDDAAAIWTSGDPDGAEVLRRLKKLPGFGEQKAKIFLALLGKQYGFDGDGWREASAPYGEDGAFRSVADITSPESLAKVREHKKAMKAAAKG is encoded by the coding sequence ATGGAGCTGCACATCACGGGCGACGACGCCGCCGATCGCCTGCTGTCGGATGACCCGCTGGCCCTGCTGATCGGGATGCTGCTGGATCAGCAGATCGCGATGGAGACGGCTTTCACAGGCCCGAAGAAGATCCAGGAGCGCACCGGTGAGCTCTCGGCATCCACCCTCGCCACCTACGATCCCGAGAAACTGGTCGAGGTCTTCCGCGAAAGCCCCGCCGTGCACCGCTTTCCCGGATCGATGGCGGGACGCGTGCAGTCGCTCTGCGACGCCGTCGCGACCGAGTGGGATGACGACGCAGCCGCGATCTGGACGAGCGGCGACCCCGACGGCGCCGAGGTCCTGCGCCGGCTGAAGAAGCTCCCGGGCTTCGGCGAGCAGAAGGCGAAGATATTCCTCGCCCTGCTGGGCAAGCAGTACGGATTCGACGGCGACGGATGGCGCGAGGCATCAGCTCCCTATGGCGAGGACGGCGCCTTCCGGAGCGTCGCCGACATCACGAGCCCGGAGTCACTCGCGAAGGTCCGCGAGCACAAGAAGGCGATGAAGGCCGCCGCGAAGGGCTGA
- a CDS encoding ATP-binding protein → MVTVLGPGGAGKTTLAVEAARAWPGALLVELAPVARGDVWNALDGALGRRMRVSDVNTAPTTARERSLVALSGREVLVVLDNCEHLAGEPADVAIEILRALPGVRVLATSREPLGVPGEAFVEVGPLPTDDARELFARRIRAARGSEPVADEAAAAARIVARLDGLPLAIELAASKARTLTIAEIEEGLDDRFALLQSTARGIDRRHQTLRALIDWSWETLSPGEREATLAASVFADGIGVDDLEEVTQSFEITRADIDALLDRSLLHRVDGRYRMLETVREYGMRVLREAGREDAARRRHAEVMAQRALTYDALTRGPRVREAVAWFDANEDNLVAAARWCAATGALDVGVLLTRGQLWVWLLRERVPELGAALANFGGGATDLASEPQVIVGAAALILQVFEALRVDTDASDLRDLLPTAERIAAAAAQHPSDMSVVAAALLPGLVRTVKQSTGWTPWSRGLIAIDPASLTGAPEWSVAILDGLRAAAAENEGDLVTLGNATARALPAVHRTGDPWAIAMMSQLRSEWLMLRGDLDEALAVLDDATAGMEGLASAWDLIQQRSQAITILTRLGRIPEARARVEELARISDADGGDRTRFQIAHIRSWVEIADANGEAALEALDQAPAEPPRPFPEQLTVLAHVRRAQALLLLERVAEAREALFLAMPSAERIGDRPVLAQVIAAVAQWYAASGDPERAAWALAASDSLRGATDDTDPVLVRLRADLRRHGAPAITVDPDAPALRELRTLLE, encoded by the coding sequence ATGGTCACTGTGCTCGGGCCCGGTGGAGCGGGGAAGACGACGCTCGCCGTGGAAGCGGCGCGAGCGTGGCCGGGGGCCCTGCTGGTCGAACTGGCTCCGGTGGCGCGCGGCGACGTGTGGAATGCCCTCGACGGGGCGCTCGGGCGACGGATGCGCGTCAGCGACGTGAACACTGCGCCCACCACCGCACGCGAAAGGTCATTGGTCGCCCTGAGCGGGCGCGAGGTGCTTGTCGTGCTCGACAACTGCGAGCATCTGGCGGGCGAACCGGCCGACGTCGCCATAGAGATCCTCCGTGCCCTTCCGGGTGTGCGGGTCCTCGCCACGAGTCGAGAACCCCTCGGTGTCCCCGGTGAAGCCTTCGTCGAGGTGGGGCCGCTCCCGACTGACGACGCACGGGAGCTGTTCGCCCGCCGCATCCGAGCCGCCCGCGGCTCCGAACCCGTCGCCGACGAAGCCGCTGCGGCAGCGCGCATCGTCGCACGCCTGGACGGGCTACCCCTCGCGATCGAGCTGGCCGCCTCGAAGGCCCGCACCCTCACGATTGCCGAGATCGAAGAGGGCCTGGACGACCGCTTCGCCCTCCTGCAGAGCACGGCGCGCGGCATTGACCGCCGACACCAAACACTGCGGGCGCTCATCGACTGGAGCTGGGAGACCCTCTCGCCCGGCGAGCGCGAGGCGACCCTGGCGGCATCCGTCTTTGCCGATGGGATCGGCGTCGACGACCTCGAGGAAGTGACGCAGTCGTTCGAGATCACGCGCGCTGACATCGACGCCCTCCTGGACCGCTCGCTCCTGCACCGTGTGGACGGTCGGTACCGGATGCTGGAGACCGTGCGCGAGTACGGGATGCGAGTCCTGCGCGAGGCAGGACGCGAGGATGCCGCCCGCCGCCGCCATGCCGAGGTGATGGCGCAGCGTGCACTGACGTATGACGCGCTGACTCGCGGACCACGGGTGCGAGAGGCCGTCGCCTGGTTCGATGCAAACGAAGACAACCTCGTGGCTGCCGCCCGGTGGTGCGCAGCCACCGGAGCCCTCGATGTGGGCGTGCTCTTGACGCGCGGCCAGCTCTGGGTATGGCTCCTGCGGGAACGGGTTCCAGAGCTGGGCGCGGCGCTCGCGAACTTTGGCGGCGGCGCGACCGACCTCGCCTCGGAACCACAGGTGATTGTGGGGGCCGCGGCACTCATCCTGCAGGTGTTCGAGGCCCTTCGTGTCGATACGGATGCCTCTGATCTTCGCGACCTCCTGCCCACGGCGGAGCGGATCGCGGCGGCCGCGGCGCAGCATCCGTCGGATATGAGCGTCGTGGCAGCCGCACTGCTTCCCGGTCTCGTCCGCACGGTGAAGCAGTCCACGGGCTGGACGCCCTGGTCACGGGGCCTCATCGCCATCGATCCAGCCTCACTCACGGGTGCGCCGGAGTGGAGCGTGGCGATCCTGGACGGTCTTCGAGCCGCGGCGGCCGAGAACGAGGGCGACCTCGTCACTCTCGGGAACGCGACGGCCCGGGCGCTGCCGGCCGTGCACCGCACGGGAGATCCGTGGGCCATCGCGATGATGAGCCAGTTGCGCTCGGAGTGGCTCATGCTCCGAGGTGACCTGGATGAGGCGCTGGCGGTTCTCGATGACGCGACCGCGGGGATGGAGGGTCTGGCCTCCGCGTGGGATCTCATCCAGCAGCGTTCTCAAGCGATCACGATTCTCACTCGGCTGGGCCGAATCCCCGAGGCTCGCGCCCGGGTGGAAGAGCTCGCCCGCATCTCGGATGCCGACGGCGGCGACCGCACACGGTTCCAAATCGCCCACATCCGCTCGTGGGTGGAGATCGCGGACGCGAACGGCGAGGCAGCCCTGGAGGCGTTGGATCAGGCGCCGGCCGAACCACCCCGGCCGTTTCCGGAGCAGCTCACGGTTCTCGCGCACGTGCGGCGAGCGCAGGCGCTGCTGCTGCTGGAGCGCGTCGCGGAGGCGCGCGAGGCTCTCTTCCTGGCCATGCCGTCTGCGGAACGCATCGGCGACCGGCCGGTACTCGCGCAGGTCATCGCTGCCGTCGCGCAGTGGTACGCCGCGAGCGGCGACCCCGAGCGAGCCGCGTGGGCGTTGGCGGCATCCGACTCCCTCCGCGGGGCGACGGACGACACCGACCCAGTCCTGGTGCGCCTGCGCGCCGACCTGCGCAGGCACGGGGCGCCGGCGATCACGGTGGATCCCGACGCCCCTGCACTGCGGGAGCTGCGGACGCTCCTGGAGTGA
- a CDS encoding ABC transporter permease → MSTITHPALASRGDLRNHAGVGQTLRNTVTMAARSLMKIRRTPEQLIDVTLQPVLFTVMFAFLFGGAISGSIEDYLPILIPGILMQTVIIASVTTGVQLREDMDKGVFDRFRSLPIARISPLSGALLADTVRYALATTITFATGYAIGFRAAAGPWSLVAAGLLMIVTAWSISWIFALFGVTARSASAVQGISFLVLFPLTFLSNAFVPVDTLPDWMKWLADNNPLSHLVTAVRGIVNDGTFGADGWITLVSAAVIVAIFAPLTVRAYMRRA, encoded by the coding sequence ATGAGCACGATCACTCACCCGGCGCTTGCCTCCCGCGGAGATCTCCGCAATCACGCGGGTGTCGGGCAGACGCTGCGCAACACCGTCACGATGGCCGCGCGGAGCCTGATGAAGATTCGTCGCACCCCCGAGCAGCTCATCGACGTCACGCTCCAGCCGGTGCTGTTCACCGTGATGTTCGCGTTCTTGTTCGGTGGTGCGATCTCGGGAAGCATCGAGGACTATCTGCCGATCCTCATCCCCGGCATCCTCATGCAGACGGTGATCATCGCCTCGGTGACCACCGGGGTGCAGCTGCGTGAAGACATGGACAAGGGCGTGTTCGATCGGTTCCGCTCGCTCCCGATCGCCCGGATCTCGCCCCTGTCGGGGGCGCTGCTGGCCGATACCGTGCGCTACGCGCTGGCGACGACGATCACGTTCGCCACCGGGTATGCGATCGGATTCCGCGCCGCCGCCGGACCCTGGTCGCTCGTGGCCGCCGGCCTCCTGATGATCGTGACGGCCTGGTCGATCAGCTGGATCTTCGCGCTGTTCGGTGTGACCGCGCGCTCGGCATCCGCGGTGCAGGGGATCTCGTTCCTGGTCCTGTTCCCGTTGACGTTCCTCTCGAACGCCTTCGTGCCGGTGGATACCCTCCCGGACTGGATGAAGTGGCTCGCTGACAACAACCCGCTCTCGCACCTGGTCACTGCCGTGCGCGGCATCGTGAACGACGGAACCTTCGGTGCGGACGGCTGGATCACACTGGTGAGCGCCGCCGTCATCGTCGCGATCTTCGCGCCGCTGACCGTCCGGGCATACATGCGCCGCGCCTGA
- a CDS encoding ATP-binding cassette domain-containing protein, producing MTDTRVAVEARGLVKSFGTNRAVDGVDLTVEAGTVYGVLGPNGAGKTTTISMLATLLRPDGGQAEIFGHDVVAEAHIVRQLIGLTGQFASVDEKLSATENLMIFSRLLGLSRADARKRSKELLERFGLTDAATRPLAKFSGGMRRRLDLAASLIAQPPLIFLDEPTTGLDPRTRGQMWDTIRDLVSSGSTVLLTTQYLDEADQLADRIAVIDHGTVVAEGTAQQLKASVGQASLIMRLRDGSDIALAREVVQRSLGVEAVVSPEAGRMTVPMSDPDRVTDLLVAFRADGLHLTEFSVQQPTLDEVFLAITGKGIPEEDVAAHEAAVAENEREGVRA from the coding sequence ATGACAGACACCAGAGTTGCCGTCGAGGCGCGCGGCCTCGTGAAGTCGTTCGGCACGAATCGCGCCGTCGACGGCGTTGACCTCACCGTCGAAGCGGGCACCGTCTACGGGGTCCTCGGACCCAACGGTGCCGGCAAGACCACGACGATCAGCATGCTCGCCACGCTCTTGCGCCCTGACGGTGGTCAGGCAGAGATCTTCGGTCACGACGTCGTCGCAGAGGCGCACATCGTTCGCCAGCTCATCGGCCTCACGGGACAGTTCGCCTCGGTGGACGAGAAGCTCTCGGCCACCGAGAACCTCATGATCTTCTCCCGTCTCCTCGGACTTTCCCGGGCCGATGCGCGAAAGCGATCAAAGGAACTCCTGGAGAGGTTCGGGCTGACGGATGCCGCCACGCGCCCCCTCGCAAAGTTCTCGGGCGGGATGCGGCGACGGCTTGACCTCGCGGCTTCGCTCATCGCCCAGCCGCCGCTCATCTTCCTCGATGAGCCCACGACGGGCCTGGACCCCCGCACGCGCGGCCAGATGTGGGACACGATCCGGGACCTCGTTTCCTCCGGGTCCACCGTGCTGCTGACGACGCAGTACCTCGACGAGGCTGATCAACTCGCCGACCGCATCGCCGTCATTGACCACGGCACCGTCGTTGCGGAGGGTACGGCCCAGCAGCTGAAAGCATCCGTTGGCCAAGCCTCGCTCATCATGCGCCTCCGCGACGGGTCCGACATCGCCCTGGCCCGGGAGGTCGTCCAGCGCTCTCTCGGGGTCGAGGCTGTCGTCTCGCCCGAGGCTGGTCGCATGACGGTGCCGATGAGCGATCCCGATCGGGTCACCGACCTGCTCGTCGCCTTCCGCGCTGACGGGCTGCACCTCACCGAGTTCAGCGTGCAGCAGCCGACCCTCGACGAGGTCTTCCTCGCGATCACCGGCAAGGGCATTCCCGAAGAAGACGTCGCGGCCCACGAAGCTGCCGTCGCAGAGAACGAAAGAGAAGGAGTCCGCGCATGA
- a CDS encoding glycine--tRNA ligase: MAEQSRLDKVIALARHRGFVFQAGEIYGGSRSAWDYGPLGTELKENIRRQWWQTFVRGRGDMVGLDSSIILPKRVWEASGHVATFTDPLVECLQCHKRFRADNLVEDFEARKGRVAENGLADVPCPNCGTKGQYTEPRAFSGLVKTYLGVVDDESGLYYLRPETAQGIFVNFTNVLTASRKKPPFGIGQVGKAFRNEITPGNFIFRTREFEQMEIEYFTPPAEAPEWFDHWVEACWNWFTDLGIDPDNMRRFDVPEDDRAHYSAGTIDVEYRFGFPGKEWGELMGVANRTDYDLKSHAEASGQSLTYFDQASGEKYTPYVIEPSFGLTRAMMAFLVDAYREEEVPNAKGGTDTRTVLRLDPRLAPVKVAVLPLSRNEALSPLARGLADRLRGHWAVDFDDAGAIGRRYRRQDEIGTPLCVTVDFDSLDDDAVTVRDRDTMAQERVPLANLDAYLGERLVGA, from the coding sequence GTGGCCGAGCAGTCCCGCCTTGACAAAGTGATCGCCCTCGCCCGCCATCGCGGGTTCGTCTTCCAAGCGGGCGAGATCTACGGCGGCTCCCGCTCCGCCTGGGATTACGGTCCCCTCGGGACTGAGCTCAAGGAGAACATCCGTCGCCAGTGGTGGCAGACCTTCGTGCGCGGCCGTGGCGACATGGTGGGCCTTGACTCCTCGATCATCTTGCCCAAGCGCGTGTGGGAGGCATCCGGCCACGTCGCGACGTTCACCGACCCCCTCGTCGAGTGCCTGCAGTGCCACAAGCGGTTCCGTGCAGACAACCTCGTCGAGGACTTCGAGGCCCGCAAGGGGCGGGTCGCCGAGAACGGTCTCGCCGACGTTCCCTGCCCCAACTGCGGCACGAAGGGCCAGTACACCGAACCCCGCGCGTTCTCCGGTCTCGTGAAGACCTATCTCGGTGTCGTCGACGACGAGTCAGGTCTGTATTACCTCCGCCCCGAGACCGCTCAGGGCATTTTCGTGAACTTCACGAACGTGCTTACCGCGAGCCGCAAGAAGCCGCCGTTCGGGATCGGTCAGGTCGGAAAGGCGTTCCGAAACGAGATCACCCCGGGGAACTTCATCTTCCGTACCCGCGAGTTCGAGCAGATGGAGATCGAGTACTTCACGCCTCCCGCCGAGGCGCCCGAGTGGTTCGATCACTGGGTCGAGGCGTGCTGGAACTGGTTCACTGACCTCGGCATCGACCCCGACAACATGCGGCGCTTCGATGTTCCCGAAGACGACCGCGCGCACTACTCGGCAGGCACGATCGACGTCGAGTACCGCTTCGGTTTCCCGGGCAAGGAGTGGGGCGAGCTCATGGGGGTCGCCAACCGCACCGACTACGACCTGAAGAGCCATGCCGAGGCATCCGGACAGAGCCTGACCTACTTCGACCAAGCCTCGGGTGAGAAGTACACCCCGTATGTCATCGAGCCCTCGTTCGGTCTGACGCGCGCAATGATGGCCTTCCTCGTCGATGCCTATCGCGAAGAAGAGGTGCCCAACGCCAAGGGTGGCACCGATACCCGCACCGTCTTGCGGCTTGACCCGCGTCTGGCTCCCGTCAAGGTCGCCGTCCTGCCGCTCTCGCGCAACGAGGCACTCTCGCCGCTCGCGCGAGGCCTCGCCGATCGCCTCCGCGGTCACTGGGCCGTCGACTTCGACGATGCCGGCGCGATCGGCCGTCGCTACCGCCGACAAGACGAGATCGGCACGCCCCTGTGCGTCACGGTCGACTTCGACTCCCTCGACGACGACGCTGTCACGGTTCGTGACCGCGACACGATGGCCCAGGAGCGCGTGCCGCTGGCGAACCTGGACGCCTACCTCGGCGAGCGCCTCGTCGGCGCCTGA
- a CDS encoding TetR/AcrR family transcriptional regulator, giving the protein MAILSATARLFVKKGFSQLSIEGIAAEAGVGKQTIYRWWPTKSDLVAEALIEGMLMPGHLEPRFAGTLRDDLVHWMLRVLAFVDDPQYDEMLKSLLAAGATNPAIGAQIRDRLGADAGLAYRLENGAAEAGLGRRIEKGIAAGELAADAPISSIIELLTGAVVLRVVARSAADEGEAERLVDVVLGRYAPPAR; this is encoded by the coding sequence GTGGCGATTCTGAGCGCGACGGCGCGGCTGTTCGTGAAGAAGGGCTTCTCGCAGCTGAGCATCGAGGGAATCGCGGCCGAGGCCGGCGTCGGCAAACAGACCATCTACCGCTGGTGGCCGACCAAGAGCGACCTCGTCGCCGAGGCTCTCATCGAAGGCATGCTCATGCCCGGGCATCTCGAACCGCGCTTCGCCGGCACGCTCCGCGACGATCTCGTGCACTGGATGCTCCGCGTGCTGGCGTTCGTCGACGATCCGCAGTACGACGAGATGCTCAAGTCCCTGCTGGCGGCGGGCGCGACCAATCCCGCGATCGGCGCGCAGATCCGAGACCGGCTGGGTGCGGATGCCGGGCTCGCGTATCGCCTCGAGAACGGCGCGGCAGAGGCTGGACTCGGGCGTCGCATCGAGAAGGGTATTGCGGCGGGCGAGCTCGCGGCCGATGCGCCGATCTCATCGATCATCGAGCTCCTGACCGGGGCTGTCGTGCTGCGGGTGGTGGCGCGTTCGGCCGCCGATGAGGGCGAGGCTGAGCGGCTCGTCGACGTGGTGCTCGGCCGGTACGCTCCGCCTGCACGCTGA